The DNA sequence aatttttggagtatgcgatctcaaagcatgtataaacaagtttgacggttggattgttgaaattagttttgtaggataCGTATCCCGTCAAAACGATAaatcactaacacttaagagtttattcatactttcatcattttgatgggatacgcattgatgttatacttaatgaaagtataaataaactttaagcaTTAGTGAATCTTATCGTTTTGATGActtggaataaatatattaattatttatatattttaagtgttaattagactatgtttcaattaatatgtgatgatatttaataataaaattacatttatgttttttattacgtattttatttttattcaagttaaaatgttataagagataaaaaaaaaaaaaaaaaagctgtcTTTGGGTTAAACATTAAgcgggaaatggatggatataggttgcaaaatttcccaaacattaggtgggaaatggatgaaactcttgaaacattaggcgggaaattaattattataatttttttatgtttttggtatttttaaattacttgatatttttatttttaacgtgttttatgatttttaatcttaatctttgcctataatatactataaaaataaataaataaataaaacttaaattttaaaatttatatagaataataatagaataataattaataaacaatatatacatattcattatatctattgcattttatattaagttttttttagtagtttaaaaaattaaaatcatcaaaataacatttttcttatcatgtcaaaacaggttacccgcgtgtcactctcgtgtaaacctgttaaagacccgttattaacgggttattatcgtgtgacccgataatgacccgattagttatcgtgttgacccgaaacccgttgttttcgtgtcatttacgtatcgtgttaacgggtcgtgtaataaattgccaggtctagatGGAGCACAGCAAGAACTCTATCTTTCCAGTCACAAAATTCTCGGACTGACACGTCAGCCAAAACAATCTCTGAGAGTCACAAGAAAGCGAAAAGAACGAAGCGTCTTTGTGGCGCGCGAGCCTCGTAGCCAATGAGAAGCCTCCTTCTTCAAAACACTCATCCGCCTTATTTGCCACGTGTCCTCCCCAGCTCCACCCCTTTCCCTCCCTTTTCTTCTTCGTTTTCCTCAGTTGCATCTCCCTTGCTCACTTCCAAACAGActctctgtctgtctgtcttcttcttctgcttctctctctcttccggGCATGAAAAttggggattagggttttgatcAAATTCCCGATTCCCTCACCTCAATGGCTGCTTGTTCTCTACCGCTGCCGGAACTCACGTTTCTCTCACCACAAACCACTCCTAAATTCTCTCGTAATGGATACCCGAGGTCTGGTGTTCGATCCCGAATAAGAGCGGTCAAAGAGGaaggtgttgtagttgaagagaGGATCAAGAAAGTCAATGGTGTCGAGTTGGGTGGTAATGGAGCTGCTGCTGCTAGTACTAGTGGTAGCGGTTACGGGTCCAATGGCTCAGTCAACAGCTACTCCAATGGCAGTGCGGGTGTAATTCGTAGTAAGAATGGGGCTGTTAATGGGAGCTTGGTGGAGTTCGTGAGTGGCAATGGAGTGGCAGCGGAAGCGGTGCAAGGAGTTCAAGTGTTGGAGACGAaggaggaaggaaggaggaagaATATTGAGGAAATTGGAAGGGAAGATGCGTGGTTTAAGCAAAGCGGGCTGCCAAAAGTTGAGGTATGATTCCATGATGTTGATTGATTGGATTGTCTTTATGGGAACTGCGTGTTTGAGCTAAGTTATGTTGAGAGTGTGAATCCCACATCGGGGAATTAAAGGCTTACGTAATAGTTTGAAGGCGTGCCTCTCTGTCTATTTCAATTGGTTTAGGGTTGGATGCTCACACCCTAACAAGTAACAAGTTAGTATTAAATCCGAGTCAGCCTGCCATAGTAATATCGTACTTTTGGTTTTTGCAGGTCTCCGTTTCTCCCGGTGGCCGTTGGAGTAGATTTAAAACTTACTCGACAATGCAGAGGACCTTGGAAATATGGGGATTTGTTCTAAAATTCATCATAAAGGCTTGGTTGGGCAATAAAAAATTCACTTATCGAGGTTAGTCACTTCCTATAGAATGAAATTTCATTAGTTCTTTGTTTTGGCTTTCCAAATGAGTAATTAACCAAAAATGTAAGAACCATTTCAAACTGGGAAGTCCTTGCAAAGCTCATGAAATAATAGTTTTAGAGCTTTATTTCCACTTCCCATGGAAATGCTTTCTAATTTACAATCTAATAGTCTGTTGTCAGTTTTGGAGATAATTAGCACAATTTGAAGTTAACCACAATGTACCTTGTGACTGGTACCAATTTGATATGGTGGTGGAAGACTCTTTGGTTTTGGTACCAGGTACCAATGTACTGTACATTGGTACCTGGTACCAATATACAGTACATTGCTTCCTGGTACCAGACAATCTATATACCTTTCAATAGTTAAGAAGAAGTGCTTGGCTTCCATGTCACATGATTTTGAAGACTAGAGTACTGTACATGGTTTAAGTTATGATCTGGATTATAGCTCTGGAATAGTAAATCCTTGTAACATTATTCAAAGTAGGGGCCCTAAAAATGTTATTCAATGGTACAAGTAATAGTCAGTCTTGATTATGTGCAAATGGGAGGTTGAAATTGCTCCATTCCTTTAAGCTTTGGCACAAGTTGTTAATGGGATGCGAATTTTGTTAGTTTTACTGTGGAAGTGAGTGATGCCTCGGTTTTTGTATGTATGAACAAAATAtcaggtttttattttaattaatttttcacgGTAAGGAACCAGGAGTGTTTGTGGGATAAAGTTTGCATTTGGTTATCTTTGTGATTTCCACTTTCTCTGGATTTTGGGATATACCTTTCTTTCTTATGAAGGCCGATTCACAATGTCCACCCGAACTTTCTCAGATATAGTTTTGTGAAAGTACATAAAGGACAATTATAGAAACTGAGGGTGCTGGTGCCATGGCAGTGTCCATGTCATCTGGGAATTTCCATGGGAAACACCCtcgagaaaaaggaaaaagaaattggaTGGGGTGCTGCCCCATGGCAGTGCCCCTTGAATCAGCCATACAATACTGAGTGAGCGAAAAATGGTGGATCAGCGGAGCAGTTTGGGCATGATATTCACACTGCCTAATAATTCTTTTGGTCTTTCTTATAAATAAATGGTTAACGGGAACTAATCTTCTTGGAATATGTTGAATTTTATTTGGAATTTAGAATTCTTTTGATTAGGCATCCCTTTGTAAGATAGCTAGACTGTGTAGTATTTGGTGCTTATATCTAATTTAAAGGAAACAAATGTTCAGGGGGAATGACAGAGGAGAAGAAAACCTTGAGGCGTAAGGCACTTGCGAAGTGGCTTAAGGAGAACATTTTGAGATTAGGTCCAACATTCATTAAAATTGGCCAGCAGTTCTCCACAAGGGTGGACATTCTTGCCCAAGAATATGTTGATCAATTGTCAGAACTTCAGGTTGGAAATTCTTTAATTCAATGTCAACAAGATTGCACATTCCTACTGTATGCTTCTGTTCTTATATCAGACTCCTAAATCTGTAGTTCTTCGAGTTCTTTCCTGTTCAACAATTATTTGTTGGAATTTCCTTGACTTGTGATGCGTCTTCtgttattgttttgtttatcTTTTTCACTCTTTTGTTATCATGTTTAAAATTTGGCTATGCAAGCGGCTGGGATTTGTGAGATGACATCCTCTATGCTTATTATATTGTCTGGGTTGTTGTTCCCAGATGTTTTAATCTATTCTCTAACttatcaaaaattgaaaagaaaaatagagttTTTGAGAGGGTAGAAGAAgaaatacatttttattttcttctacttcaaaactcaaattttcttgTTAACTGAAAAAACCGCATTTTTTTAGTATGGGAATCTAATATTGCTGTATGTTTTAGTACTATACAATGCTGTTAGGGTAGCGGTTGTCTCTGAGCATGCTGAATATGTAAACAGCGGATGAAAgatttgctttttcttttaatCATGTAAGTTAGCTTAAGCCTCTGTCATTTATAGACACTTGCTCTGAGCACAGCAAATATGCAAAAGCATCatgaaatatatgttttttattaataaaaaaaaaatatggaccTAGCTTAGTGAGCTTTgacttttagttttcttttcttctacttTCCATATTATACTGTTTATATCCAATCTGCTACTTAATGTAGAGCCAAATTTTGTTTGTCGTATCCTTTCTAAAAAACTATCAGTTACCTATCTATTTTTAATTGGTAATTCCTAAGGCATAACTGAATCACGGTTTAATTTTCAGGATCAAGTTCCTCCTTTCCCATCAGATACAGCTGTTTCTATTGTTGAAGAAGAGCTGGGTGCTCCTGTGGGAGATATCTTTGATCGGTTTGATTATGAACCAATAGCTGCTGCTAGTCTTGGTACTCCTGATTGCATTTATACAGTTTCTGATAGCAAAGTTTGTGCAAAAGAACGAGAAATCAGAAAATGAAACTAGcataattgtttttttgttttttgttttttttttttaaagttatagTCCAGTTTTATAAGGGACAAAATGTAAGAATATGGTATCATCCTTTATGCAGGTCAGGTTCACCGTGCAAGATTGAAGGGACAGGAAGTTGTTGTTAAAGTACAGAGGCCTGGACTCAAGGATCTTTTCAATATTGATCTTAAGAACCTGAGGGTTAGTTTCTCATATTGGCTTACAGTTCTACATTAGGACTAtcaattttgggatttttggtaCATGTTCACTTGATGCCTTTCTTGTTGAATGTGAATTCAACTGTATCATTAGATCTCATAACTTTCTCTCTATCCGTTTGGTTGTGTCTTGTGTATTATGTGCTTGTTTTACTATGTTGTACATGAAATACATGTGAAGGTTCCTCTTGATCTTGTGAAGGCAGTGGGAATTCTGATGAGCATCGTCATattgtcattttcttttccaGGTAATTGCAGAATATCTTCAAAAAATTGACCCAAAGTCAGATGGTGCGAAGAGGGATTGGGTTGCTATCTATGATGAGTGTGCAAATGTCTTATATGAGGTATTGAGATCCACTTGCATTGTTTTAACCATTTTGGCACTAAATAGTGAGCCAAAAGGCACATAaatcttgtgttttttttttttgttttgttttgtttagtgTAGGTAAAGGTCGCATTCTCCACAGTGGCTTCTGTTTCCCTCTACATAATACGTTGAACCATGCTTCATGGAATAAGATGTCATCCATGTCGAGTGTAATGCAAGGATATTGACTTGGATGAGTAAAGGTGTAGGAAGACATGGAGTAATAATTATGAACTCATGTGAGGGAACTTAGGTGATATAGATACAGGAAAAGAGGTCAATAATAGATGGTTCAAAGTCCAACAATGACAAAGCAAGGCAATTGAATGTTGAATTTTTGTTcttgaaaagaaacaaattttattGTTCACAGCTTGACAGTTTTCTTAAACTTTTTAAATAtagatttttttctttctattacaTGGTAAAGATAATAATAGCAGATAGTTTATGCTCATTTGTCACGTGCAAAATTCTGTGTTTAGTAAATTGTTGATAACTTATTTTCATAACATTTTAATCTTAAAAACTGCCTTCTTAAAGACATTGTGTTTGGTACTATTCAGTAAATGATAGCTAATAATTATAATGTTTTCCAGGAGATTGATTATACCAAGGAAGCTGCTAACGCTGAGCTATTTGCCAGTAACTTCAAAAACATGGATTATGTCAAAGTCCCAACAATAATATGGGAATACACTACACCACAGGTTTTAAGCTTTCACCGCTAAAGATTTTTGATCCTCTAGATGTTATTATGCTTATTAAATCCAACTGTCGATAATATAATTATCAGGTTCTGACAATGGAATATGTCCCGGGGATCAAGATAAACAAGATACAAGCTATAGATCAATTGGGCCTTGATCGGCAAAGGTCAGTACAGTTTCCTGTCTCTTATATTCTGGGTAAAATCTTGTTAACTTGTGACCTCTTCTTATCACTCCTGTTGCTTCTAATATCAATTTGAATTTCCTCAGGCTGGGTCGATATGCTGTTGAATCGTACTTGGAACAAATTCTGTCTCATGGGTTTTTTCATGCTGATCCTGtgagtttttgttgtttaattcAGTTTTGGTTCTAAAGCATGATTTGGATGTCAAAACATAGAAAACTGGGAAACCCTCAGAAGTGTGGGTGTGGTATGAGAAAATACCTACTCCTCATTCATGGCATCAAATTTAACAATATGGCCTCTTGTTTTTTAGTTCTCTTATATGTCATGTCTGTGATATTCTGTAGTTTAAGAGGCAATTTTTGAAACTATTGCTTCAAATGGCAAGAAATTTGCATaattgcaaaaagaaaaattgtcctGCTCAGATGCATAAGCAATCGCTCATGGCTGTCAGATTGGGACTTCCACTGATTTCTGTGCTCTACCCTTTCCAAGTTTTAGGGATCAATATATCTGTTGCACTTGCACATAAGAAAGTTGTAGTCTTCTTGTTTCTTGATTACACATTTCGGGATTCCTGTCATTTAATATCCCCTGCCAATGTGTAACCACAATTTTCTTTTACTCTTAATGCAGCATCCTGGCAATATTGCCGTGGATGATGTCAATGGTGGAAGGttgattttttatgattttggaATGATGGGAAGGTAAATCCTTGATTGTGTTTGCTAATCTACAATCTACCAACCACTACTCTccaagttttaatttattttaatatgtatCTCAATATTTATACCTTACAGTATCAGCCCAAACATTAGAGAAGGTTTGCTGGAAACCTTTTACGGAGTTTATGAGAAGGATCCAGATAAGGTTTGTTTATCTTTTCCCCACATTTTGGTTTACTAAGTACGGTTCATTATACCTTGGTGGTCAGGCAATCAGAATTACAGTTAGCTTACATTAATTATACTATGGTTTGAATGTCTGGTTATGATCTTCAAGTGACAGAAACTATTTTAACTGGTGCAGGTCCTTCAGGCAATGGTTCAGATGGGTGTTCTTGTGCCTACTGGAGATATGACAGCTGTCAGACGAACAGCACTATTttttcttaacaggtgcttCTGATAGAGAAGAATTAGCCTGATTCCGTTGTTCAgtccttaattaatttgttgagtcgttctttctttttctgtacaaaatttaaattcactGTTATTGAGGAATTTCAGAGCTACTTGGGGTATAATGCCTCCGTAGCAAATTAGAATTATATCCACATGTCTGCTATATGTAACTTGCTAGATAAGGCACTATATCAGCTATGGTTACGAATGGAGTTATTTATACCAGTTCAAATGTAAGGAAGTATTTATAATGGTTTGAATGGAGTTATTTGTATAGTTGTCAATTGTTTTACGAGCTGGGGTATAATTTACATTGACTGACAGCCTGCTCTCCTTGTTTTTGCAAGCAAGGTCTTTACTTAAACATACTGTGTTTACTTTGATTAGTAATTCCGTAATTTAAACTCTATATCTTGAGTTCTTTTCTAATGCTCAAATTTTGCAGTTTTGAAGAGCGACTTGCTGCAcagagaaaggagaaagaatTGGCAACAGCAGAGCTTGGGTTTAAAAAGCCATTGAGCAAGGAGGAAAAgataatgaaaaagaaagaaaggctTGCTGCAATTGGTAATTTACCTTGTTTAAATCTTGTGTCTATGTTAGGGTTACCCTACATAGTTTTGGTCTTAACAACTCAATATTTAATGGAAGAGTTGGAGGCTGAGCTTTCTTAGTTAGCCAGACCTATGTCACGTATTAGAATTTAAGTCAAGTCCTGTGA is a window from the Pyrus communis chromosome 16, drPyrComm1.1, whole genome shotgun sequence genome containing:
- the LOC137720879 gene encoding protein ACTIVITY OF BC1 COMPLEX KINASE 8, chloroplastic-like, coding for MAACSLPLPELTFLSPQTTPKFSRNGYPRSGVRSRIRAVKEEGVVVEERIKKVNGVELGGNGAAAASTSGSGYGSNGSVNSYSNGSAGVIRSKNGAVNGSLVEFVSGNGVAAEAVQGVQVLETKEEGRRKNIEEIGREDAWFKQSGLPKVEVSVSPGGRWSRFKTYSTMQRTLEIWGFVLKFIIKAWLGNKKFTYRGGMTEEKKTLRRKALAKWLKENILRLGPTFIKIGQQFSTRVDILAQEYVDQLSELQDQVPPFPSDTAVSIVEEELGAPVGDIFDRFDYEPIAAASLGQVHRARLKGQEVVVKVQRPGLKDLFNIDLKNLRVIAEYLQKIDPKSDGAKRDWVAIYDECANVLYEEIDYTKEAANAELFASNFKNMDYVKVPTIIWEYTTPQVLTMEYVPGIKINKIQAIDQLGLDRQRLGRYAVESYLEQILSHGFFHADPHPGNIAVDDVNGGRLIFYDFGMMGSISPNIREGLLETFYGVYEKDPDKVLQAMVQMGVLVPTGDMTAVRRTALFFLNSFEERLAAQRKEKELATAELGFKKPLSKEEKIMKKKERLAAIGEDLLAIAADQPFRFPATFTFVVRAFSVLDGIGKGLDPRFDITEIAKPYALELLKFREAGVEVIIKDLRNRWDRQSRAFYNLFRQADRVEKLAEIIQRLEQGDLKLRVRTLESERAFQRVATVQKTVGNAVAAGSLINLATILYINSIRVPAIAAYVFCAFFSFQVLIGLVKVKKFDEQERLITGTA